CTCGGCGGCGAGCGCCGCGACCTTCGTCGCCTATGTCGCCATCGTCATGACCTGGGAGTCGCTGGGCCTGTCCTACAACACGGTCTATCTCGCCTCCGGCGGGCTGACGCTGGTGATCGTGGCCTATTGCGCACTGGTCTTTCCGCAATTCGAAAGCCCCAATCCGCAGCGCAAGAGCTTTGTGCTGCGCAAGCGCTACTGGCTCTACTATGCACTGCAATTCATGGCCGGCGCGCGGCGGCAGATCTTTATCGTCTTCGCGGGGTTCATGATGGTCGAGCGCTTCGGCTTCTCGGTGCATGAGGTGACCGCGCTGTTCTTGATCAACCTCGTGGTGAACCTCGTGGCGGCGCCGCTGCTGGGCAAGATGGTGCACCGCTACGGCGAGCGCCCGGTGCTGATCTTTGAATATGTCGGGCTGACGATTGTGTTCGTGCTCTATGGCGGCATCTACTGGTTCGGCTGGGGCGTGGTGCTGGCCTCGGTGCTCTATGTGATCGACCATGTGTTCTTTGCGCTGCGTCTGGCGCTGAAGACCTATTTCCAGAAGATCGCCGATCCCGGCGATATGGCGCCCACCGCCGCCGTGGCCTTCACCATCAACCATATCGCGGCGGTGTTCCTACCCTTCCTGCTGGGCTATCTCTGGCTGGTCTCGCCGGGCGCCGTGTTCGGCCTCGCCGCCGCCATGGCGCTGGCCTCGCTGGGGCTGGCACTGATGATCCCGCGCCACCCCGAGCCGGGCAACGAGACGATCTTTTCCCAGCTCACCGCCCCGGCCCCGGCGGAATAGCCCGGCCGCGAGGGCGGATGCCTCCGGCGGGAGTGTATCTGGAAAGATGAAGGCCGGGGCCTGCCTCTTTCCAAGCCGCGCCAAACGCGCTATCGGGCCGCGACCCACCCGGAGACATTCCCATGCCCAAGACCTGGACCGCCTTCACCAAGCTTTCCGCCAAGGAGCCCGCCGAGGCGCTCGGCGAGGCGATGGAAGAGCTCGACCCGATGCCCACCGGCGTCGGCGTCTTCGAGATCGAGGACGGCTCGGGCACCTGGGAGGTCGGCGGCTATTTCACCGAAGAGCCCGACGGGATCGAGCTGGCGCTGCTGGCGGCGGCTTTCGGCGCGCAGGACTTCGTGGTCTCCGAGGTGCCCGACACCGACTGGGTCGACAAGGTGCGCCGCGAGCTGACCCCGGTCGAGGCGGGCCGGTTCTTTGTCTATGGCAGCCACGATGCCGACAAGGTGCCCGCGGACTCCGAGCCGCTGCTGATCGAGGCCGCCATGGCCTTTGGCACCGGCCACCACGGCACCACGCTGGGCTGCCTCAGGGCACTCGACCGGCTGGCCAATGACGGCTTCACCGGCAAGCGCGTCGCCGATATCGGCTGCGGCACCGCCGTGCTGGCCATGGCCGCCGCGCGGATCTGGCCGGACCCGGTGATCGCGTCAGATATCGACGAGGTCGCCGTCGAGGTGGCCGAGGCCAATGTCCGTGCCAACGATCTGACCGGCAAGGTGACCTGCGTCGAGGCCGCCGGCTTCGGCAACCCCGAGCTCGCGGCCCGCGCGCCCTTCGATCTGGTCTTTGCCAATATCCTGAAACAGCCGCTGATCGACCTCGCCCCCTCGATGGCAGAGCATCTCGATACGAACGGATATGCGATTCTGTCCGGAATACTCACCCGGCAGGCGGATGAGGTCGTCGAGGTTTATGCACGGAACGGCATCAATCTCATCCAACGGGACGAGATTGGCGACTGGGTAACCTTAACACTTCGTAAATCCGCTTGAGAATCGCCGGATTTGAGGAGAACCCAAGGCAATTGCCGCAAATTTGCCGCAATTCTCTCACATAACCTCGGACATCCGGTGGGGGCCGGGTTTTACGAGGTTGCCATGGACAGGGCGTTACGCAATTTCGACAAGCGTCAGCGCGAAGTGACGGCGAGACACCGCCGGCTCGCGCAGGGCTATGTGACGAAAGTAAATCGCAACGGTACGATCGAGCACAAGCCGATCCGCCGGGTTCGGGCTTCCGGCATCTCGATACGCCTCGCGCTTCTGGCCGGCCTCTGCTTTTTCGTGTTCAAGGCATTTCTGCTCGCCGGGCTCGGCGCCGAAGAATATGCGCTTCGCATCGGGCATCTGGCGAACGGCACCCTGATCGAGCGCGCCGGTGCCTGGCTGATGGGCGCCGACCCGGTGACCACCGCGCTCACCACCCTTATCCTGCCTTACCTGTCCTGAGTTTTCGCAGCCGGATCCACTCCGGACCGTTTCTCTCTCCGACTGTCTCTGTTGGACTTAGGTAAAACGTAACAGGGCCGCGTCTTCATCCGAAAGACGCGGCCCTTTTTTCTGGCCTTCTGGCACGGCTGCGCCGATCCGGCGCGATGAGGTACATGCCTCAGCGTCCGCGTGCCACCATATCGATCTCGGCGCGGGTCAGCCCGATATCATCGAGTTCACGGTCGCTCAGAGCTTCGAGGCTCTTGCGGGTCAGGCGCATCTCGTTCCATGCGATGAGCGCGTCGGAGATAGCCGAAGCGAAACGGCTGATCTGCGCCGCAATCGCGACGGATGCGGATGCGCTGCGCTCCGGAGCGGCGCCAAAGCCAGAAACAAAAACGGTGCCGATGCGGCCGGCGAGGCCGGCGGCGCCGTCTTGCGCGCGGAAGGTGTCATATGCCGACATAGGTCAGTGTCCTTGTCCTGAAGTTTTCAGAGTGCGTAATTTATATGCGGCAAATAGGCGGCTCTGCTCGATCCAGCAACACCCTGAAAACGCATGGGCCCTATGCGATTCCGGCATAGCTCGCATCGCCCTTAAGCCGTTGGAAATGAATTGCATAAATCGACTCGCGCGCTGTCGCCCAAAAGCGGCGTCATGTCGGTTTCCGGCGCCGCCCACGGCATTTTTGCATGGCTCGGGCGGAAATGAGCCGCTGCGGGGGCTTGGCGGATGTTCGCGTTTCGTGCTAATTCGAGGTATAAAAGCAACACAAAGGCGGGCAGGTATGAGGGTTCTGGGCATCGATCCGGGCTTGCGGCATCTCGGATGGGGAATCATCGACGCCGAAGGCAGCCGCCTTCGCCATGTCGCCAACGGAATTTGCGAATCGGGCACCGGCGCCTTGGCCGGCAGGCTGCTGTCGCTGCACTCTCAGCTCACCGACGTACTGAGCCGCTGGCAGCCAGAGATCGCGGCGGTGGAGCAGACCTTCGTCAACCGCGACGGCGCCGGCACGCTGAAGCTCGGCCAGGCGCGCGGCATCGCGCTGCTGGTGCCGGCGCAGTTCGGGCTCGAGGTCGGCGAATACGCCCCCAACAGCGTCAAGAAGACCGTGGTGGGCGTCGGCCATGCGGACAAGCGGCAGATCGACCATATGGTGAAGATGCAGCTCCCCGGGGTGGAGATCGTCGGGCCCGACGCCGCCGACGCGCTGGCCATCGCCATTTGTCACGCGCATCATCTGGGCGCGCAGCGGATGAGGGTAAAGGCATGATCGGACGGGTTGCCGGACGGATCGAATACAAGGGTGAGGATCACGTCCTCATCGACGTGCGCGGCGTGGGCTATGTGGTCTATTGCTCCGACCGGGTGCTGGCCGCGCTGCCCGGCGCGGGCGAGGCGGCGGCGCTCTATACCGACCTGCTGGTGCGCGAGGATCTGTTGCAGCTCTTCGGCTTTCCCACGCTGGTGGAGAAGGAATGGCACCGGCTGCTGATGTCGGTGCAGGGCGTGGGTGCCAAGGCTTCGCTGGCGATCCTCGGCACGCTTGGCCCCGACGGGGTGAGCCGGGCTATCGCGCTCGGCGACTGGAACGCTATCAAGGCCGCCAAGGGTATCGGGCCCAAGACCGCGCAGCGCGTGGTGAACGAGTTGAAGGACAAGGCGCCGACGGTCATGGCGATGGGCGTGGGCCCTGTGGCCAGCGCCGGCCCCGAGGTGCTCGACGACGCGGCGCCCGCCACGCCGGCGCCGGCCGCTCCCCGCCCCGCCCCTGCCGCCCCCGCGCAGTCCGAGGCGCTTTCGGCGCTGAGCAATCTCGGCTATGCCCCGGGAGAGGCGGCAGCAGCGGTGGCGCAGGCGGCGGGCGAGGCGCCCGAGGCGAATACCGCCGAGCTGATCCGCGCCGCGCTGCGGCTGCTCGCCCCCAAGGGATGACGCGAAAGGGCTGACCCATGACCGGACCGGATCCGACCCTGCGCCCCGAGCCGATGGCCGAGGACCGCGACCGCGCGCTCAGGCCGCAGATGCTCGACGATTTTGTCGGTCAGGCGGAGGCGCGGGCCAATCTGCGCGTCTTCATCCAGTCGGCCCGCGCGCGCGGCGAGGCGATGGACCACACGCTGTTCCACGGCCCGCCCGGGCTCGGCAAGACGACGCTGGCGCAGATCATGGCGCGCGAGCTGGGCGTGGGGTTCCGCATGACCTCCGGCCCGGTGCTGGCCAAGGCCGGCGATCTGGCGGCGATTCTCACCAATCTCGAACGCAATGACGTGCTCTTCATCGACGAGATCCACCGTCTGAACCCGGCGGTCGAAGAGGTGCTCTATCCGGCGATGGAGGATTACGAGCTCGATCTGGTGATCGGCGAAGGCCCCGCCGCGCGCACCGTGCGGATCGAGCTGCAACCCTTCACGCTGGTCGGCGCGACCACCCGTCTGGGGCTGCTGACCACGCCGCTGCGCGACCGGTTCGGCATTCCGACGCGGCTGCAATTCTACACGGTGGAGGAGCTCAACAGCATCGTCACCCGCAACGCCGAAAAGCTCGGCGTGCGGGCCGAGCCCGATGGCGCCCGCGAGATCGCGCGGCGCGCGCGCGGCACACCCCGGATCGCCGGGCGACTGCTGCGCCGGGTGGTGGATTTCGCCGTGGTCGAGGGCAATGGCGTGGTGACCCAGGCGCTGGCCGACCGCTCGCTGACCCGGCTGGGCGTCGACGGGCTGGGGCTCGACGGCGCCGACCGGCGCTATCTGACGCTGATCGCCGAGCATTACGCCGGCGGGCCGGTGGGGATCGAGACGATCTCGGCGGCGCTGTCGGAAAGCCGAGACGCCATCGAGGAGGTGATCGAGCCCTATCTGCTGCAACAGGGGCTCATCCAGCGCACCCCGCGCGGGCGGATGCTGGCGCAGCGCGCCTGGACCCATCTCGGCATGGCGGCGCCGAAACCGCCCGGGCAGGCGACACTCTTCGACTGAAGAACACCCCGCAAAAGAAAACCCCCGGCAAAGTGGCCGGGGGCAGGGCTCTGGAGGTCCGCCCGGCGTTTTCGCCGATGCGGTCTTGGTCTCGCTCAGCTCGGGCCGATCATGAAGCAGGTCACCTGACGGGCCTGAAGGCGGCGGCAGGCGAGATCGGCGGTCTCGCGGCTCAGCCCCATGAAGTTGGCGTCGAAGCCGCTGCTGCGGTTCACCACCTTGCGCAGCGAGCCATCGAGCGTGCTGGTCTCCATCAGCGCGGTCTTCAGCAGCACCTTTTCGGCGGAGTAGCGGCTGGGATAGCGGCCCACATTGATGCCCCAGTGGCGCCCGCCGGAGGTGGAAAGCCGGGTGACGACCTCCTGCTCCTCGACCGGCTCGGCGATGGGCTCTGCGGCCGCCGCCGCGGCGGCGCTGGCCAGCACGATGCCCTTGGGTCGGCGCATCGGCTTGACCGAGGCGCCCGGCGCCACGTCCGAGGCATCCGCCACCTGCACCGGCGCAGGTTCCGCCGCGACCTTGGCGGTCTGCACCGCCGCCAGCACGGTTTCGATATCGCCCTCGACGCTGGCCACCAGCGGCGCCACATCGGTGCCCGAGGCACCCGGGCGGGATTGCGGACGCAGGCTGCGGGTCACCGCCGCGCTCACCACGCGGATCGTCTTGCCACGCGCCCCGTCCGGCGAAGGATCGGCGCTCCGCGCCACCAGCACATCGCCCAGCCCCTTGTTGCCGAGATAGGGCGGTTTGCCCGGCCGGCGCAGCGCCACGCGGGTATTGGCGCGCTTGAAGCCCAAATCCATCAGCTCGGCCACCTTGGCATTGCGCGACGCGGTCGAGCGACCGCCGAAGACAGTGGTGATGATCCGCTCCTGCCCGCGCTCGGCGGAGGCCACGAGGTTGAAGCCAGCGGCGCGTGTATAGCCGGTCTTGATGCCGTCGGCACCCCGATACTGCCCCAGGAAGCGGCGGTTGGTATTGGCCACCTCGCGCATCCCCGCATGGGTCGTGACCCGCGAGAACAGGTTATAATATTGCGGATAATCATAGATCATGTGCCGGCCCAGCATCGACATGTCGCGGGCGGTCGACATATGCCCGCTCTCGGTCAGGCCGTTGGCATTCTTGAAATTGGTCCGGGTCATGCCCATCGCCTTGGCGGTGCGGTTCATCCGGCGGGCAAAGGCGGCCTCGGACCCGGCAATCGCCTCGCCGATGGCGGTGGCGGCATCGTTGGCCGATTTCACCGCCGCGGCGCGCACCAGATAGCGCAGCTTGATCTTCTGCCCCTGCCGAAGCCCCAGCTTCGACGGCGGCTCTGCGGCCGCGTTGCGCGACACGGTCACCATCGTGTCCATGGTCAGTTCGCCATGCTCGACCGCCTCGAAGGCGATATAGAGCGTCATCATCTTGGTGAGCGATGCCGGATGCAGCGGCGTATCCGCATTCTCCGCATGCAGGACTTCGCCCGATCGCGCGTCCATCACCATGGCGGCATATGGCGCCGCCATCACGCTCACCGGTACAGCGATGAGCATCCAAATCAATGTGAAAACATACAGGCCTGCTCGGCCCGGCCGTTGCCTACGCCGTCCCGTCACGGTATCCGCCTTTTGCTGCCTCTCGCCCCCGGATTTTTCCGGTGAGCATTCTTGTCATTGCTTTTGAGCGTAGCACGGGATCCACATCAAAGAAACCCTGCAATTTATTGGTTTTCTGGCCTTTTCCCGAGGCTAAAATCCACATTTAGGGTCACCCCGGTGCGCATGCCCAAGAAAAGCGATTGCGGCAAAAATGTGGCAGGCGCCTTGCCGCCGACTCAACCGATGCGGGCAACCAGCCCGGGCAACGCCCCCAGATCGGGCAACTCGACAAAGCGCGGATGCACCGGTTTCTCGGCCATCTCCAGCGTCCA
The window above is part of the Salipiger abyssi genome. Proteins encoded here:
- a CDS encoding 50S ribosomal protein L11 methyltransferase; this encodes MPKTWTAFTKLSAKEPAEALGEAMEELDPMPTGVGVFEIEDGSGTWEVGGYFTEEPDGIELALLAAAFGAQDFVVSEVPDTDWVDKVRRELTPVEAGRFFVYGSHDADKVPADSEPLLIEAAMAFGTGHHGTTLGCLRALDRLANDGFTGKRVADIGCGTAVLAMAAARIWPDPVIASDIDEVAVEVAEANVRANDLTGKVTCVEAAGFGNPELAARAPFDLVFANILKQPLIDLAPSMAEHLDTNGYAILSGILTRQADEVVEVYARNGINLIQRDEIGDWVTLTLRKSA
- a CDS encoding DUF1127 domain-containing protein, translated to MSAYDTFRAQDGAAGLAGRIGTVFVSGFGAAPERSASASVAIAAQISRFASAISDALIAWNEMRLTRKSLEALSDRELDDIGLTRAEIDMVARGR
- a CDS encoding D-alanyl-D-alanine carboxypeptidase family protein, giving the protein MLIAVPVSVMAAPYAAMVMDARSGEVLHAENADTPLHPASLTKMMTLYIAFEAVEHGELTMDTMVTVSRNAAAEPPSKLGLRQGQKIKLRYLVRAAAVKSANDAATAIGEAIAGSEAAFARRMNRTAKAMGMTRTNFKNANGLTESGHMSTARDMSMLGRHMIYDYPQYYNLFSRVTTHAGMREVANTNRRFLGQYRGADGIKTGYTRAAGFNLVASAERGQERIITTVFGGRSTASRNAKVAELMDLGFKRANTRVALRRPGKPPYLGNKGLGDVLVARSADPSPDGARGKTIRVVSAAVTRSLRPQSRPGASGTDVAPLVASVEGDIETVLAAVQTAKVAAEPAPVQVADASDVAPGASVKPMRRPKGIVLASAAAAAAAEPIAEPVEEQEVVTRLSTSGGRHWGINVGRYPSRYSAEKVLLKTALMETSTLDGSLRKVVNRSSGFDANFMGLSRETADLACRRLQARQVTCFMIGPS
- a CDS encoding MFS transporter translates to MTRIVPLAAAGTLPIWRRPVTLLFLMAIAMPLSFATWSALLNNFVIEAAQFDGSDIGWLHTVREIPGFLAIGVILVLLVMREQVLALSALALLGAATAVTAWFPSMAGLLIVTMLSSIGFHYYETVNQSLQLQWLPKDRAPQMLGWLLSAASAATFVAYVAIVMTWESLGLSYNTVYLASGGLTLVIVAYCALVFPQFESPNPQRKSFVLRKRYWLYYALQFMAGARRQIFIVFAGFMMVERFGFSVHEVTALFLINLVVNLVAAPLLGKMVHRYGERPVLIFEYVGLTIVFVLYGGIYWFGWGVVLASVLYVIDHVFFALRLALKTYFQKIADPGDMAPTAAVAFTINHIAAVFLPFLLGYLWLVSPGAVFGLAAAMALASLGLALMIPRHPEPGNETIFSQLTAPAPAE
- the ruvB gene encoding Holliday junction branch migration DNA helicase RuvB, with the protein product MTGPDPTLRPEPMAEDRDRALRPQMLDDFVGQAEARANLRVFIQSARARGEAMDHTLFHGPPGLGKTTLAQIMARELGVGFRMTSGPVLAKAGDLAAILTNLERNDVLFIDEIHRLNPAVEEVLYPAMEDYELDLVIGEGPAARTVRIELQPFTLVGATTRLGLLTTPLRDRFGIPTRLQFYTVEELNSIVTRNAEKLGVRAEPDGAREIARRARGTPRIAGRLLRRVVDFAVVEGNGVVTQALADRSLTRLGVDGLGLDGADRRYLTLIAEHYAGGPVGIETISAALSESRDAIEEVIEPYLLQQGLIQRTPRGRMLAQRAWTHLGMAAPKPPGQATLFD
- the ruvA gene encoding Holliday junction branch migration protein RuvA, which gives rise to MIGRVAGRIEYKGEDHVLIDVRGVGYVVYCSDRVLAALPGAGEAAALYTDLLVREDLLQLFGFPTLVEKEWHRLLMSVQGVGAKASLAILGTLGPDGVSRAIALGDWNAIKAAKGIGPKTAQRVVNELKDKAPTVMAMGVGPVASAGPEVLDDAAPATPAPAAPRPAPAAPAQSEALSALSNLGYAPGEAAAAVAQAAGEAPEANTAELIRAALRLLAPKG
- the ruvC gene encoding crossover junction endodeoxyribonuclease RuvC — encoded protein: MRVLGIDPGLRHLGWGIIDAEGSRLRHVANGICESGTGALAGRLLSLHSQLTDVLSRWQPEIAAVEQTFVNRDGAGTLKLGQARGIALLVPAQFGLEVGEYAPNSVKKTVVGVGHADKRQIDHMVKMQLPGVEIVGPDAADALAIAICHAHHLGAQRMRVKA